The Desulfocurvus vexinensis DSM 17965 nucleotide sequence GCACGGATCGCATCGCGTGGCGGGCGATTCTGCCGGGGGCCGCGGGAAACGCCGTCTCCGTCGAACTCGTCGCTGCGGGAAATGACACCCCTTTGTCTATCGGCGTCCTCGGACAGGCCGTCACCGTGAACCTGGCCACCGACGGGGCTGGTGATCCTGTATCCACAGCGGACCAGGTGGTCGCCGCAGTCGTCGGTTCTGCGGAGGCCTCCGCGTTGGTCACGGCGGAAACGCTGGATGCGGGCATTGTCCAAGCCGCGGCCTCGGCAAACTTGTCCGGAGGCATGGACGCGATGGACACACTCAAGGTACGCGCGGCCGATGAAGGAACCTGGGGCGCACGGCTCTCCGTTCAGGTAGAAGACGGTTCCCTCGATCCGAGCCGCGCGTTCAACCTAGTGGTCCGCCACAAGGGTGAGGTCGTTGAGGTTTTCAAGGACCTCTCCATGGACGAAGCGGCTCCGAATCATGTGGAGTTGGCTGTCAACGAACGGTCGGACTTCATCACCGTCGAGGACCTTGGAACCGCATCCGGACTTCCGTCGGACCGGCCGTTGATCGGGGTGTTCGACCTTTCGGGAGGAGACGACGGTCTTACCGGGCTCGACGATGCCGACTACTCCGGCGATCCCTCCCAGCACACCGGGTTCTACGCCTTCGACGAGATCGACGCGCTGAACCTGATCATGGTTCCCGGCGTCACGACCGCCGAGGTGATCCACGCCGGAGTCACCTACGCGGAAAACCGCCAGGACCTCATGCTTCTGGCCGAAGCGCCCATACACCTCGAACCCCTGGAAGCGGTGGATTTCCGCAAGGGCCAGGGAATGTATTCCCACGGGGCGTTCAACTCGTCTTATGCCGCGCTCTACTATCCTTGGATCGAGATCAACGACCCGGTGACCGGCAAGCGCAAGCTCGTTCCACCCAGCGGAGCCGTGGCCGGGTGCTACGCCCGCAGCGACAAAAAGACCCATGTCTGGTACGCGCCCGCGGGCATCGACCGCGGCCGGGTCTTCAACGCCTTGTCCCTGGGCTACAAGACCAGCCGGGGCGAGCGGGACGTCCTCTATCCAGAGGGCGTCAACGTGATCGCCTCCTTCCCCGACAGCGGCATCAACATCTGGGGGCAGAAGACGCTGCAAAGCCAGCCCTCGGCCCTCGACCGCGTGAACGTGCGACGGCTGATGATGTTCATCGAAGAGGCCATCGCCGAGTCCTCG carries:
- a CDS encoding phage tail sheath C-terminal domain-containing protein — translated: MGTYLSPGIYTREVDFSFYVKQISTSSCGMVGVAERGPINKPVLVTSWEQFINKFGSYLQAGYLAYAARAFFDNGGSVLFVNRIAHLTDPTDRNTLTAVKAQVVLKDRRVATASLTSGTVGTDRIAWRAILPGAAGNAVSVELVAAGNDTPLSIGVLGQAVTVNLATDGAGDPVSTADQVVAAVVGSAEASALVTAETLDAGIVQAAASANLSGGMDAMDTLKVRAADEGTWGARLSVQVEDGSLDPSRAFNLVVRHKGEVVEVFKDLSMDEAAPNHVELAVNERSDFITVEDLGTASGLPSDRPLIGVFDLSGGDDGLTGLDDADYSGDPSQHTGFYAFDEIDALNLIMVPGVTTAEVIHAGVTYAENRQDLMLLAEAPIHLEPLEAVDFRKGQGMYSHGAFNSSYAALYYPWIEINDPVTGKRKLVPPSGAVAGCYARSDKKTHVWYAPAGIDRGRVFNALSLGYKTSRGERDVLYPEGVNVIASFPDSGINIWGQKTLQSQPSALDRVNVRRLMMFIEEAIAESSRFVVFEPNNPQTWRALIRLINPFMQDIKDKGGLYDFAVQCDEETNTPAVIDRNELVARVFVKPTKTAEFIELNFVLTATGSDFKEIFKTG